The Halorussus rarus genome includes the window ACCAGGCGCTGATCATCGCGGGCCACGGCTCGCACCGCAACCCCGACTCGGCGACGCCGACCCGCGTCGCGGTCGACGCCGCCCGCGAGCGCGGGGCGTTCGCGGAGGTCCGCCCGGCGTTCTGGAAGGAGGCGCCCTCCTTCCGGGAGGTCTGCCACACCGTCGACGCCGACGAGGCCGTCGTCGTCCCGCTGTTCGTTAGCGAGGGCTACTTCGTCGAGCAGGTGCTCCCCCGGGAGTTCGCGCTGGGCGAGCGCGACCGCGGCGAAGACGGCCCGACCTTCAGGTACGCAGATCCGGTCGGCACCCACCCCGCGATGACCGACGTCATCGCAGAGCGCGCCGAGCGCCTGCTGGCGGGCGAGGCCGCCGACGCGACCGCCGACGACGCCGGACCGGTCGCGCCGGAGGACGCCGCGCTGGCGGTCGTGGGCCACGGCACCGAGCGCAACCCCAACAGCGCCGACGCCGTCTACCAGCACGTCGAGGCCCTGCGCGAGCGGAGCGACTTCGCGGAGGTCGACGCGCTGTTCATGGACGAGGCCCCCTACGTCGAGGACGTCCGCGAGGAGTTCGACGCCGACGAGATCGCGGTCGTCCCGCTGTTCGTCGCCGACGGCTTCCACACGCAGGACGAGATTCCCGAACTGCTCGGCCTGACCGACGACCCGCGGTCGGGCTACCCCGTCCCGGCGACCGTCGAGGACCGGCGCATCTGGTACGCCTCGGCGGTCGGAACCGACCCGCTGGTCGTCGACGTGGTGCTGGAGCGCGCCGCGGAGGCCGGCGCGGACGTCGAGGCGACCGCCGAGACCGACCGACCCGTCCGGGCCGACGCAGCCGCGGCGTTCCTCGACTGGGTCCAGAGCGCCGGCGACGCCTCCGACGACGAGGGCGAGACGCGCGTGTGGGGCGAACTCGCCGTCACCGCGACCGGCGAGGGGTACGACCTGCGCCACCGCGACGACCGCGGGACGCCGGCGGTCGACCTCGACGCGCGGTCGGTCGGCGACCTGCGCGAGACGGTCCGGTTCGCCGAGGACGGCCGGTACCGCCCGTTCGCGGGCGAGGCGAGCCTGCCGACCGGGTGGGGCCTCTCGGGACTCGACCGCGAGGGGCTGCTTCGCGCCGCGGCGACCGTCTACCCGGCCGGCGTCGAGCACTGGGCCGCCGACCGCGCGGGCGACCTCGACACCGTCCCGTTCCGGGCGGTCGCCGACCGCCAGACCGGCATCTACGAGTGCGTCGGCGACTGCACGCCCGCGGAGATGGCCGGCGCCGTCGAGGCGTGCTGCGGCAACTGCGCGAAGCGCCGGGAGTGGGACGCGGACGACGCCGAGGCTGGGACGTCGGACGCCCGCGACTCGCCGACCGGCGACGGCGGCGCGATTCCCTGCCGGGAGCCGTGTTCGTTCCTCGTCGCGGCGGCCCGCGAGTTCCACCTGCACGAAGGAGAACCGACGGCAAGCGGGGAGGCGGACGCAACCGAGCCAGACCCGACCGTCTCGCGGGGCGACCTGACCGACCCCGCGAACGTCTACCGGGCCCGCTACCGGCGGACCCGGGCGGACGCACAGCAGTCGACCGACCCGACCGAGACCGAATCACGACCATGAGCCATCCGAACCAGAACCCGACCACCGGAACCGCGTACCTCGTCGGCGCGGGGCCGGGCGACCCCGACCTGCTGACCGTCAAGGCCCGGCGCCTGCTCGACGAGG containing:
- a CDS encoding CbiX/SirB N-terminal domain-containing protein; translated protein: MTDQALIIAGHGSHRNPDSATPTRVAVDAARERGAFAEVRPAFWKEAPSFREVCHTVDADEAVVVPLFVSEGYFVEQVLPREFALGERDRGEDGPTFRYADPVGTHPAMTDVIAERAERLLAGEAADATADDAGPVAPEDAALAVVGHGTERNPNSADAVYQHVEALRERSDFAEVDALFMDEAPYVEDVREEFDADEIAVVPLFVADGFHTQDEIPELLGLTDDPRSGYPVPATVEDRRIWYASAVGTDPLVVDVVLERAAEAGADVEATAETDRPVRADAAAAFLDWVQSAGDASDDEGETRVWGELAVTATGEGYDLRHRDDRGTPAVDLDARSVGDLRETVRFAEDGRYRPFAGEASLPTGWGLSGLDREGLLRAAATVYPAGVEHWAADRAGDLDTVPFRAVADRQTGIYECVGDCTPAEMAGAVEACCGNCAKRREWDADDAEAGTSDARDSPTGDGGAIPCREPCSFLVAAAREFHLHEGEPTASGEADATEPDPTVSRGDLTDPANVYRARYRRTRADAQQSTDPTETESRP